ATCAAGGTCAAGGTGATGGGTCTGAGGTCGCACATCCCAGACGGGGCCGGCGGCAAGAGGAAGCTCCCATTTGTTCTACTTGCGCAGGTCAAGGACGCGGTGAGGCTGGAGGACTTCTCTTCTGAAGTCGACTTGACACCAGAGCAGTCCGAGTACATAAGGAAGGAACTGAAGACGGATGCATGGACACCGGTGGCCATCTGGTCTCCCAAGAACGTTGGCCCTACTGACAGAGAGTCCCTCCTCGCACTGCTTGCCCAGGCCAAAGAATACATGCGCGGAGTGTTCTTTCACGAACCCTCACAAGCAGGCTGGCCGCCATTCGCAGAGACCGAGGTGCTTAAGCCGTAGTCGTCTCACGAGTCTGTCATGCCACAGGTCTATCGGAGTGACTCAGCCCAATCGGTGGACGCCAATGGATATGTCCGCAGATATGTAGCCAGCGTATCTCTACAGCGGGGAGTGACCTCGGCCGGATTCATACTTGTGACTATATCCCCGGGGGTCCGGACCTCAAGACACCGACATGATCATCTCACGGAGACCTTCGTCGCTATGACTCGCATCTTAGCACGAGTAGACGATGATCTGTATGACTTGGCAAAGGGAGACATACTAGTCGTCGCGCCCGGGGAGGCACACTCCTTTGAGACGCCTGCGGGGTCCAGTGGTGAACTCATTGCCATAAAGATGCCAGACTTACACCACGACAAGGTTGACATACCAGACACAG
This Candidatus Thorarchaeota archaeon DNA region includes the following protein-coding sequences:
- a CDS encoding cupin domain-containing protein, which translates into the protein MPQVYRSDSAQSVDANGYVRRYVASVSLQRGVTSAGFILVTISPGVRTSRHRHDHLTETFVAMTRILARVDDDLYDLAKGDILVVAPGEAHSFETPAGSSGELIAIKMPDLHHDKVDIPDTET